One region of Elusimicrobiota bacterium genomic DNA includes:
- the rho_2 gene encoding Transcription termination factor Rho yields MQNRTWQNKDQRRGAPNPHHNRPNRGPGQGPSGRGMPNRGPNNGHRHHHNNNGGQQRFDRPRFQRPPQKEVESPAEVKFFSGTSIDPAPRIHLTKGLSEPTIRAMDLLCPIGKGQRGLIVSPPKSGKTTFLKHICQAITGAEPEMKVYVLLIDERPEEVTDFRRSVTAEVRWSTSDQPYENHIAVAKQLMKDAIEHAAEGKHVMILIDSLTRLARVHNSAVRGHGRTLSGGVDAQGLIIPRKIFGTARNIEFSGSIGILATILVQTGSRMDDVIFQEFKGTGNMELVLSREVSDRRIFPALNIRESGTRKEEKLFTPEELKASRTLRAALASMSEVESAQALTELLRKYPTNEAIVASLQ; encoded by the coding sequence ATGCAAAACCGAACCTGGCAGAACAAAGATCAACGGCGTGGTGCGCCAAACCCTCATCACAACCGTCCCAACCGAGGCCCTGGACAAGGACCTTCGGGTCGTGGCATGCCCAATCGAGGGCCCAACAACGGACACCGCCACCATCATAACAACAATGGCGGACAACAGCGTTTTGACCGCCCCCGGTTCCAACGGCCCCCTCAAAAAGAAGTTGAATCACCGGCGGAGGTAAAGTTTTTTTCTGGGACATCAATTGATCCGGCCCCCAGAATTCACCTGACCAAAGGACTTTCCGAGCCCACCATCCGCGCCATGGATCTGCTTTGTCCCATTGGCAAAGGACAAAGAGGTTTGATTGTGTCTCCCCCCAAATCAGGCAAAACAACGTTTTTAAAACACATTTGCCAAGCCATCACAGGGGCCGAACCCGAAATGAAGGTCTATGTTTTGCTCATTGACGAACGCCCTGAAGAAGTCACCGATTTCCGCCGCAGCGTAACCGCTGAAGTCCGTTGGTCCACTTCGGACCAACCCTATGAGAACCACATCGCGGTGGCCAAACAGTTAATGAAGGATGCCATTGAGCATGCCGCCGAAGGCAAACATGTCATGATCCTCATTGACTCACTGACCCGTTTGGCGCGGGTTCATAACAGCGCCGTCCGGGGTCATGGCCGAACTCTCTCAGGCGGCGTCGACGCCCAGGGGCTCATTATCCCGCGAAAAATTTTCGGCACGGCCCGCAACATTGAATTTTCAGGGTCCATTGGTATTTTGGCCACCATTCTCGTACAAACCGGCAGTCGCATGGACGACGTGATCTTTCAGGAATTTAAAGGCACCGGAAACATGGAGCTGGTTTTATCGCGAGAAGTGTCCGACCGCCGTATTTTCCCGGCCCTCAACATCCGCGAGTCGGGCACCCGCAAAGAAGAAAAACTCTTTACCCCTGAAGAACTCAAAGCGAGCCGCACTCTGCGCGCCGCTCTGGCCAGCATGAGCGAAGTGGAATCCGCTCAAGCGCTCACCGAACTTCTCCGAAAGTACCCCACCAACGAAGCCATCGTCGCCTCCCTCCAGTAA
- the iolS gene encoding Aldo-keto reductase IolS, giving the protein MRNRKLGALGWDVSEIGYGGWGIGRTWWGPTDDTESINALKRAWELGVNFFDTAFVYGDGHSEKLMAQALAGKPALIATKIPPKNGIWPGSPKTPLKEVFPKEWIVSCTERSLKYLQRNTLDLTQFHVWSDAWLHQDEWKETIGQLKKSGKIRGFGVSINDHDPNSALELVASGLIDTVQVIFNIFDQSPMEKLFPLCLKHKVGVIVRVPFDEGSLTGAFNKNTRFEQGDFRASYFKGDSLIHTVERVEKLKSFLGPEAKTLSELALKFVLSQPAVSTVIPGMRKSKNVDSNVAVGEAPPLSAQTVQELKKHAWPRNFYTQWED; this is encoded by the coding sequence ATGAGAAACCGAAAGTTGGGAGCCTTGGGTTGGGACGTTTCTGAAATCGGCTATGGCGGATGGGGCATTGGCCGTACCTGGTGGGGGCCTACCGATGACACAGAATCCATCAATGCATTAAAACGAGCCTGGGAATTGGGTGTTAATTTTTTTGACACAGCTTTTGTTTATGGAGATGGCCACAGCGAGAAATTGATGGCCCAAGCCTTGGCCGGAAAACCAGCGCTGATCGCCACAAAGATCCCCCCCAAAAACGGGATATGGCCCGGGAGCCCCAAAACCCCCCTCAAGGAAGTGTTCCCCAAAGAATGGATTGTTTCTTGCACGGAGAGAAGTTTGAAATATCTTCAACGGAACACTCTCGACCTCACACAATTTCATGTCTGGTCCGACGCTTGGCTTCATCAAGATGAATGGAAGGAAACCATTGGACAACTTAAGAAATCCGGGAAAATTCGAGGGTTTGGCGTTTCGATCAATGATCACGATCCAAATTCAGCACTCGAATTGGTGGCCTCGGGCCTCATTGATACCGTGCAGGTGATCTTTAATATCTTCGATCAATCTCCCATGGAAAAATTATTCCCTCTTTGCCTTAAACACAAGGTGGGGGTTATCGTCCGTGTTCCCTTTGATGAAGGAAGTTTGACCGGGGCGTTCAACAAAAATACGAGATTTGAACAAGGGGATTTCAGAGCGTCATATTTCAAAGGTGACAGTTTGATTCATACAGTGGAACGTGTTGAAAAATTAAAATCATTTTTGGGCCCTGAAGCCAAAACACTGTCAGAATTGGCGCTCAAATTTGTATTAAGCCAACCGGCGGTGTCAACCGTGATCCCTGGTATGCGCAAATCAAAAAATGTGGACTCCAACGTCGCCGTGGGTGAAGCTCCACCTCTGTCGGCCCAGACAGTTCAGGAACTCAAAAAACACGCCTGGCCTCGAAATTTTTATACCCAATGGGAAGACTAA